One part of the Vitis riparia cultivar Riparia Gloire de Montpellier isolate 1030 chromosome 15, EGFV_Vit.rip_1.0, whole genome shotgun sequence genome encodes these proteins:
- the LOC117932543 gene encoding (+)-neomenthol dehydrogenase-like isoform X2, whose protein sequence is MASLRYAVITGANKGIGLEICRQLAANGVIVVLTARDEKKGVEALESLKGSGLSNVVFHQLDVGDPASIASLADFIKTQFGKLDILVNNAGIIGTLVTDPDGFRLGIPAARAKVGKINWKEIMIEPFELAEECMKINYYGPKRMSEVLIPLLRLSDSPRIVNVSSSMGRLQNIKNEWAKGVLSDAENLTEERVDEVLNVFLKDFKEGSLEAKSWPTFLSANTVSKSALNAYTRIMAKKYSTFCINCVCPGFVKTDINYNSGILTVEEGAESPVRLALLPDGGPSGQFFLEKEVSEF, encoded by the exons ATGGCCTCCCTCAG GTATGCAGTTATTACAGGAGCAAATAAAGGAATTGGGTTGGAAATATGTAGACAGTTGGCTGCTAATGGGGTGATAGTGGTGTTAACAGCAAGAGATGAGAAGAAAGGTGTTGAAGCTCTTGAAAGTCTCAAAGGATCTGGTCTCTCTAATGTGGTTTTTCATCAGCTTGATGTTGGGGACCCTGCCAGCATTGCCTCCCTTGCAGATTTCATCAAAACCCAGTTTGGGAAGCTTGATATTTTG GTGAACAATGCAGGGATAATTGGAACGCTTGTAACAGATCCTGATGGCTTCAGATTAGGAATCCCTGCTGCTCGG GCAAAAGTAGGAAAAATCAATTGGAAAGAAATAATGATTGAGCCTTTCGAGCTGGCAGAAGAATGCATGAAAATAAACTATTATGGGCCGAAGAGGATGAGTGAAGTGCTTATTCCTCTTCTCCGGTTATCAGATTCGCCAAGGATTGTTAACGTCTCCTCCTCAATGGGGAGGTTGCAG aatataaaaaatgaatgggCTAAAGGAGTGTTAAGTGATGCTGAAAACCTCACAGAAGAGAGAGTGGATGAGGTGTTGAATGTGTTTCTAAAGGATTTCAAGGAGGGATCATTAGAAGCTAAAAGCTGGCCTACTTTTCTCTCTGCCAACACAGTCTCGAAATCAGCCTTGAATGCCTACACAAGGATTATGGCCAAGAAATACTCGACTTTCTGCATCAACTGTGTCTGCCCTGGCTTTGTCAAAACAGATATAAACTACAATAGCGGCATCTTAACTGTTGAAGAAGGAGCTGAAAGCCCTGTGAGATTGGCTCTGCTGCCTGATGGCGGGCCTTCTGGTCAATTCTTTCTAGAAAAGGAAGTGTCTGAATTTTGA
- the LOC117932544 gene encoding (+)-neomenthol dehydrogenase-like isoform X1 — protein sequence MAEAATRYAVVTGANKGIGLEICRQLAANGVRVVLTARDEKRGLEALESLKGSGLSNLVFHQLDVGDPASISSIADFIKAQFGKLDILVNNAGIGGTVVTDPDALRSRYASAEEVGKVNWKGIRLEPFELVEECLKINYYGPKRMIEAFIPLLQLSDSPRIVNVSSSMGKLQNIKNEWAKAVLSDAENLTEERVDEVLNQFLKDFKEGLLEAKSWPSNLSGYTVSKAALNAYTRILARKYPTLCINCVCPGFVKTDLNYNSGILTIEEGAESPVRLALLPDGGPSGQFFVRKEVSEF from the exons ATGGCTGAAGCAGCAACAAG GTATGCAGTTGTTACGGGAGCAAATAAAGGGATTGGGTTGGAAATATGTAGGCAGTTGGCTGCCAATGGGGTGAGAGTGGTGTTAACGGCTAGAGATGAGAAGAGGGGTCTTGAAGCTCTAGAAAGTCTCAAAGGATCTGGTCTCTCTAATCTGGTTTTTCATCAGCTTGATGTTGGGGATCCTGCTAGTATTTCTTCCATTGCAGATTTCATCAAAGCCCAGTTTGGGAAGCTTGATATCTTG GTGAACAATGCAGGGATAGGTGGAACGGTTGTAACGGATCCTGATGCTTTAAGGTCAAGATATGCTTCTGCTGAG GAAGTAGGAAAAGTCAATTGGAAGGGAATAAGGCTTGAGCCTTTCGAGCTGGTGGAAGAATGCCTGAAAATAAACTATTATGGGCCAAAGAGGATGATTGAAGCCTTCATTCCTCTTCTCCAGTTGTCAGATTCGCCAAGGATTGTCAATGTTTCCTCCTCAATGGGAAAGCTGCAG AATATTAAGAATGAATGGGCAAAAGCAGTGTTAAGTGATGCTGAAAACCTTACAGAAGAGAGGGTGGATGAGGTCTTAAACCAGTTTCTAAAAGATTTCAAAGAGGGATTATTAGAAGCTAAAAGCTGGCCCTCTAATCTGTCTGGCTATACAGTCTCAAAAGCAGCCTTGAATGCCTACACAAGGATTCTGGCCAGGAAGTATCCTACTCTTTGCATCAACTGTGTCTGTCCTGGCTTTGTCAAAACAGATCTAAACTACAACAGTGGCATCTTAACTATCGAAGAAGGTGCTGAAAGCCCTGTGAGATTGGCTCTGCTGCCTGATGGGGGGCCTTCCGGCCAATTCTTCGTTCGGAAGGAAGTGTCTGAATTTTAA
- the LOC117932541 gene encoding (+)-neomenthol dehydrogenase-like produces MFLVQPTLQGNKNSIFFRTSNTVPISSTMAEAATRYAVVTGANKGIGLEICRQLAANGVRVVLTARDEKRGLEALESLKGSGLSNLVFHQLDVGDPASISSIADFIKAQFGKLDILVNNAGIGGTVVTDPDALRSRIASAEAVGKVNWKEIMIEPFELVEECLKINYYGPKRMIEAFIPLLQLSDLPRIVNVSSSMGKLQNIKNEWAKAVLSDAENLTEERVDEVLNQFLKDFKEGLLEAKSWPSNLSGYTVSKAALNAYTRILARKYPTLCINCVCPGFVKTDLNYNSGILTIEEGAESPVRLALLPDGGPSGQFFVRKEVSEF; encoded by the exons ATGTTTTTAGTACAACCAACCTTGCAAGGAAACAAAAATTCCATCTTCTTCCGCACTTCAAACACAGTACCCATCTCATCAACAATGGCTGAAGCAGCAACAAG GTATGCAGTTGTTACGGGAGCAAATAAAGGGATTGGGTTGGAAATATGTAGGCAGTTGGCTGCCAATGGGGTGAGAGTGGTGTTAACGGCTAGAGATGAGAAGAGGGGTCTTGAAGCTCTAGAAAGTCTCAAAGGATCTGGTCTCTCTAATCTGGTTTTTCATCAGCTTGATGTTGGGGATCCTGCTAGTATTTCTTCCATTGCAGATTTCATCAAAGCCCAGTTTGGGAAGCTTGATATCTTG GTGAACAATGCAGGGATAGGTGGAACGGTTGTAACGGATCCTGATGCTTTAAGGTCAAGAATTGCTTCTGCTGAG GCAGTAGGAAAAGTCAATTGGAAGGAAATAATGATTGAGCCTTTCGAGCTGGTGGAAGAATGCCTGAAAATAAACTATTATGGGCCAAAGAGGATGATTGAAGCTTTCATTCCTCTTCTCCAGTTATCAGATTTGCCAAGGATTGTCAATGTTTCCTCCTCAATGGGAAAGCTGCAG AATATTAAGAATGAATGGGCAAAAGCAGTGTTAAGTGATGCTGAAAACCTTACAGAAGAGAGGGTGGATGAGGTCTTAAACCAGTTTCTAAAAGATTTCAAAGAGGGATTATTAGAAGCTAAAAGCTGGCCCTCTAATCTGTCTGGCTATACAGTCTCAAAAGCAGCCTTGAATGCCTACACAAGGATTCTGGCCAGGAAGTATCCTACTCTTTGCATCAACTGTGTCTGTCCTGGCTTTGTCAAAACAGATCTAAACTACAACAGTGGCATCTTAACTATCGAAGAAGGTGCTGAAAGCCCTGTGAGATTGGCTCTGCTGCCTGATGGGGGGCCTTCCGGCCAATTCTTCGTTCGGAAGGAAGTGTCTGAATTTTAA
- the LOC117932544 gene encoding (+)-neomenthol dehydrogenase-like isoform X2, whose product MLGILLVFLPLQISSKPSLGSLISCEYFLRNGGPLNSWKVNNAGIGGTVVTDPDALRSRYASAEEVGKVNWKGIRLEPFELVEECLKINYYGPKRMIEAFIPLLQLSDSPRIVNVSSSMGKLQNIKNEWAKAVLSDAENLTEERVDEVLNQFLKDFKEGLLEAKSWPSNLSGYTVSKAALNAYTRILARKYPTLCINCVCPGFVKTDLNYNSGILTIEEGAESPVRLALLPDGGPSGQFFVRKEVSEF is encoded by the exons ATGTTGGGGATCCTGCTAGTATTTCTTCCATTGCAGATTTCATCAAAGCCCAGTTTGGGAAGCTTGATATCTTG tgaatattTCTTGAGGAATGGAGGACCTCTAAATAGCTGGAAG GTGAACAATGCAGGGATAGGTGGAACGGTTGTAACGGATCCTGATGCTTTAAGGTCAAGATATGCTTCTGCTGAG GAAGTAGGAAAAGTCAATTGGAAGGGAATAAGGCTTGAGCCTTTCGAGCTGGTGGAAGAATGCCTGAAAATAAACTATTATGGGCCAAAGAGGATGATTGAAGCCTTCATTCCTCTTCTCCAGTTGTCAGATTCGCCAAGGATTGTCAATGTTTCCTCCTCAATGGGAAAGCTGCAG AATATTAAGAATGAATGGGCAAAAGCAGTGTTAAGTGATGCTGAAAACCTTACAGAAGAGAGGGTGGATGAGGTCTTAAACCAGTTTCTAAAAGATTTCAAAGAGGGATTATTAGAAGCTAAAAGCTGGCCCTCTAATCTGTCTGGCTATACAGTCTCAAAAGCAGCCTTGAATGCCTACACAAGGATTCTGGCCAGGAAGTATCCTACTCTTTGCATCAACTGTGTCTGTCCTGGCTTTGTCAAAACAGATCTAAACTACAACAGTGGCATCTTAACTATCGAAGAAGGTGCTGAAAGCCCTGTGAGATTGGCTCTGCTGCCTGATGGGGGGCCTTCCGGCCAATTCTTCGTTCGGAAGGAAGTGTCTGAATTTTAA
- the LOC117932543 gene encoding (+)-neomenthol dehydrogenase-like isoform X1 — protein MAEATNRYAVITGANKGIGLEICRQLAANGVIVVLTARDEKKGVEALESLKGSGLSNVVFHQLDVGDPASIASLADFIKTQFGKLDILVNNAGIIGTLVTDPDGFRLGIPAARAKVGKINWKEIMIEPFELAEECMKINYYGPKRMSEVLIPLLRLSDSPRIVNVSSSMGRLQNIKNEWAKGVLSDAENLTEERVDEVLNVFLKDFKEGSLEAKSWPTFLSANTVSKSALNAYTRIMAKKYSTFCINCVCPGFVKTDINYNSGILTVEEGAESPVRLALLPDGGPSGQFFLEKEVSEF, from the exons ATGGCTGAAGCAACAAACAG GTATGCAGTTATTACAGGAGCAAATAAAGGAATTGGGTTGGAAATATGTAGACAGTTGGCTGCTAATGGGGTGATAGTGGTGTTAACAGCAAGAGATGAGAAGAAAGGTGTTGAAGCTCTTGAAAGTCTCAAAGGATCTGGTCTCTCTAATGTGGTTTTTCATCAGCTTGATGTTGGGGACCCTGCCAGCATTGCCTCCCTTGCAGATTTCATCAAAACCCAGTTTGGGAAGCTTGATATTTTG GTGAACAATGCAGGGATAATTGGAACGCTTGTAACAGATCCTGATGGCTTCAGATTAGGAATCCCTGCTGCTCGG GCAAAAGTAGGAAAAATCAATTGGAAAGAAATAATGATTGAGCCTTTCGAGCTGGCAGAAGAATGCATGAAAATAAACTATTATGGGCCGAAGAGGATGAGTGAAGTGCTTATTCCTCTTCTCCGGTTATCAGATTCGCCAAGGATTGTTAACGTCTCCTCCTCAATGGGGAGGTTGCAG aatataaaaaatgaatgggCTAAAGGAGTGTTAAGTGATGCTGAAAACCTCACAGAAGAGAGAGTGGATGAGGTGTTGAATGTGTTTCTAAAGGATTTCAAGGAGGGATCATTAGAAGCTAAAAGCTGGCCTACTTTTCTCTCTGCCAACACAGTCTCGAAATCAGCCTTGAATGCCTACACAAGGATTATGGCCAAGAAATACTCGACTTTCTGCATCAACTGTGTCTGCCCTGGCTTTGTCAAAACAGATATAAACTACAATAGCGGCATCTTAACTGTTGAAGAAGGAGCTGAAAGCCCTGTGAGATTGGCTCTGCTGCCTGATGGCGGGCCTTCTGGTCAATTCTTTCTAGAAAAGGAAGTGTCTGAATTTTGA